From one Rhopalosiphum padi isolate XX-2018 chromosome 2, ASM2088224v1, whole genome shotgun sequence genomic stretch:
- the LOC132922402 gene encoding uncharacterized protein LOC132922402, protein MPRERRANIGRRTRHASQQQVYSRNLREERQNIIRENDRLRHRVSTRRSLASYNRLAFQYDPTANYSDDENLDIGRMTTICRYCNAVKFKRETVGLCCASGKVKLDPLLTPPQPLKTLFDGSDPDSSHFLQHILEYNNCFRMTSFGANIIREGGFMPTCKIQGQIYHLHGSMVPTPDEPHQFLQIYFISSMVDQLNVRCNIQGAQQLKRRIIEQLQAFFHANNAVVNMFKTALERMPSDTHKFVIRADCTPTGEHVRRFNAPTVNDVAAIIVGDPTKSRDIVVQRRSNIMHRVNETHRLYDALQYPIIYWQGQDGYDITLKMVDPITGVSTNNKNLSAMNYYAYRMMIRTHEENVILKCGRLFQQFAVDMYVKVETERLAFIRFNQPKLRSEDYIHLRDAIHSDGDVQNIGRLTILPSTYIGSPRHMHEYAQDAMTYVRNYGTPDFFW, encoded by the exons ATGCCTAGAGAACGACGTGCGAACATCGGCCGCCGCACAAGACATGCAAGCCAGCAACAAGTCTATTCAAGGAACTTAAGAGAAgaaagacaaaatataataagagaaaATGACCGATTGAGACATCGCGTGAGCACACGAAGATCATTGGCATCATACAATCGCTTGGCATTCCAATATGATCCCACTGCGAACTACAGTGATGATGAAAATTTGGATATTGGACGAATGACGACTATATGCCGATATTGCAATGCGGTAAAGTTCAAAAGAGAAACGGTTGGATTGTGCTGCGCAAGTGGAAAAGTCAAACTGGATCCATTACTTACACCACCACAGCCACTGAAAACATTGTTTGATGGAAGTGATCCCGATTCCAGCCATTTTCTTCAACACATCCTTGAATACAATAACTGCTTTCGCATGACTTCCTTTGGAGCTAATATCATTCGAGAAGGCGGCTTCATGCCGACTTGCAAG ATACAAGGTCAAATATATCATTTGCATGGTTCAATGGTGCCAACACCAGATGAACCGCATCAATTTctgcaaatatatttcatttcgtCGATGGTGGATCAGCTGAACGTGCGGTGCAATATACAGGGAGCACAACAGTTAAAGAGACGAATTATTGAACAGTTGCAAGCATTTTTTCACGCTAATAATGCTGTGGTTAATATGTTCAAAACAGCATTGGAACGAATGCCATCGGATACGCACAAATTTGTCATAAGAGCGGATTGTACTCCGACAGGTGAACATGTGCGAAGATTCAATGCACCCACCGTTAATGATGTTGCTGCAATTATTGTTGGCGATCCAACTAAATCACGAGACATTGTCGTTCAGCGAAGAAGCAATATCATGCATCGTGTAAACGAGACACATCGTTTGTACGATGCGTTACAATATCCAATCATTTATTGGCAAGGGCAAGACGGATACGACATCACGTTGAAGATGGTCGATCCAATTACAG GAGTatcaacgaataataaaaatctaagcgCAATGAATTACTATGCGTATCGTATGATGATTCGTACACATGAGGAGAATGTCATTCTGAAGTGCGGTCGGCTATTCCAGCAATTCGCTGTTGACATGTATGTCAAAGTCGAGACCGAACGTTTAGCGTTCATCAGATTCAATCAGCCAAAGCTACGATCTGAGGACTATATACACTTGCGTGATGCTATTCATTCAGATGGTGATGTTCAGAATATTGGACGACTGACGATTCTCCCATCAACTTATATCGGAAGCCCACGCCACATGCACGAATACGCTCAAGACGCTATGACGTACGTGCGAAATTATGGAACTCCGGATTT TTTTTGGTGA
- the LOC132921995 gene encoding uncharacterized protein LOC132921995, producing the protein MYSVEWQKRGLPHAHILIWLLNKLHSNEVDDIISAEIPDPVTDPRLHDIVTTQMVHGPCGALNPLSPCMADGKCTKRYPRPLVAETVTGNDGYPVYRRRSKEDNGRTIKVKVQNQEIEIGNEFIVPYCPLLSRIFETHANVESCHSAKSIKYLCKYVTKGSDMAVFGIASENVNDEISNFQMGRYVSTNEALWRLLSFQIHERYPTVVHLAVHLENGQRVYFTEANAAQRAERPPSTTLTSFFAMCEADPFAATLMYVEMPKYYTWNQSTKKFQRRKQGTPVPDWPQVFSTDALGRMYTVHPRNDECFYLRLLLVNVRGPKSFAHLKTVNGHQCQTYREACQLLGLLENDSHWDLTLADSVVSSNAYQIRTLFAIIITTCFPSQPIQLWNKYKDAICEDILHRLRIQTNNPDIQITDEIYNEGLILIEDQCLTIANKLLIEVGMIAPNRSMHDAFNQELNRELQYNVDTLQEFVRNNVPLLNEQQKQVYKTLMQAVDNNTGGLFFLDAPGGTGKTFVISLILATIRSRCDIALALASSGIAATLLDGGRTAHSALKLPLNLNTIDTPTCNISRSSAIGKLLMQCKLIVWDECTMAHKKSLEALNFTLKDLRRNNNIFGGLMILLAGDFRQTLPVVPRGTPADELNACLKASPLWNNVKTLSLTTNMRVQLQNDQSAAQFSKQLLDLGNGKVPVDATSGLITLTNDFCRFVDTQLVLIENVFPNISENYKNYAWLSQRAILAAKNNDVHALNFTIQSKIAGDLVTYKSVDSITNPDDVVNYPTEFLNSLEIPGFPPHNLQLKVGTVILILRNLNPPRLCNGTRLSVKRLMPNLIEATIINGKYAGENVCIPRIPMIPTDLPFDFKRLQFPVRLAFAMTINKSQGQSLSVCGINLENHCFSHGQLYVACSRVGKPSALFVLTSDQKTKNVVYQRALQ; encoded by the coding sequence ATGTACTCGGTGGAATGGCAGAAGCGTGGACTACCGCATGCTCATATCCTAATTTGGTTGCTGAACAAATTACATTCAAATGAAGTGGATGACATCATATCAGCTGAAATTCCTGATCCAGTCACTGATCCCCGTCTACACGACATTGTGACGACACAGATGGTGCATGGACCGTGCGGTGCATTAAATCCATTATCGCCTTGCATGGCTGATGGAAAGTGCACAAAACGATATCCGCGACCGTTAGTTGCTGAAACAGTCACAGGGAACGATGGATATCCAGTTTATCGTCGGCGTTCAAAAGAAGATAACGGTCGAACTATCAAAGTTAAAGTTCAAAATCAAGAGATTGAGATCGGAAATGAATTCATTGTACCATATTGCCCGCTGCTATCACGAATTTTCGAAACACATGCAAACGTTGAGAGTTGTCATTCGGccaaatcaatcaaatatttgtgCAAGTACGTCACAAAAGGCAGCGACATGGCTGTGTTTGGTATTGCGTCGGAAAATGTGAATGACGAAATCAGCAACTTCCAAATGGGCAGATACGTCAGTACTAATGAAGCACTGTGGCGATTATTGTCATTTCAAATTCATGAAAGATATCCCACAGTTGTACATTTAGCAGTGCATTTGGAAAATGGCCAAAGAGTTTACTTCACTGAGGCTAATGCGGCACAACGAGCTGAGAGACCACCATCGACAACATTGACTAGCTTCTTTGCAATGTGTGAAGCAGATCCATTCGCAGCGACGCTGATGTACGTTGAAATGCCCAAGTATTACACTTGGAATCAATCAACAAAGAAATTCCAACGTCGCAAACAAGGAACCCCAGTTCCAGACTGGCCACAGGTGTTTTCAACTGATGCACTAGGTCGTATGTACACTGTTCATCCTAGAAAcgatgaatgtttttatttgcgaCTGCTGTTAGTAAATGTACGTGGACCGAAATCATTTGCGCATTTGAAAACTGTGAATGGCCACCAATGCCAAACATATCGAGAAGCATGTCAACTATTGGGTTTGCTGGAGAACGATTCTCATTGGGATTTAACACTTGCAGATTCAGTTGTTTCATCAAATGCGTACCAAATACGAACGCTGTTCGCAATTATCATCACCACATGTTTTCCTTCACAACCAATTCAGTTATGGAACAAATACAAAGACGCCATATGTGAAGATATCTTGCATCGCTTGCGTATTCAAACGAATAATCCTGACATCCAAATAACCGATGAAATCTACAATGAAGGATTGATTCTGATTGAGGATCAATGCTTGACTATTGCAAACAAGCTACTGATTGAAGTAGGAATGATTGCGCCAAATCGATCGATGCACGATGCATTCAACCAAGAATTAAATCGAGAGCTGCAATACAATGTTGATACATTGCAGGAATTCGTTAGAAATAATGTTCCGTTGCTGAATGAACAGCAAAAACAagtatacaaaacattaatgCAAGCGGTGGACAATAATACTGGTGGTCTATTCTTCCTGGATGCACCTGGAGGAACAGGGAAAACATTTGTCATTTCATTGATTTTGGCCACTATTCGATCAAGATGTGACATAGCTTTGGCGTTAGCATCATCTGGAATTGCGGCGACTCTTCTAGATGGCGGTCGTACTGCACATTCTGCGCTTAAGTTGCCActcaatttaaacacaattgatACTCCAACGTGCAATATTTCCCGATCCAGTGCAATTGGAAAATTGTTAATGCAATGCAAGCTCATTGTTTGGGATGAGTGCACAATGGCACATAAGAAATCACTTGAAGCACTTAACTTCACACTGAAGGATCTTCGGAGAAATAACAACATCTTTGGCGGCTTGATGATATTGTTGGCAGGCGATTTCAGGCAGACGTTGCCAGTAGTTCCCCGTGGAACGCCTGCAGATGAATTGAATGCTTGCCTAAAGGCATCACCTTTATGGAATAACGTAAAAACATTATCGCTAACCACTAATATGAGAGTTCAACTTCAAAATGATCAAAGTGCTGCACAATTTTCCAAACAATTGTTAGATCTTGGAAATGGAAAAGTCCCAGTTGATGCGACATCTGGATTAATTACTCTTACCAACGACTTTTGCCGATTTGTAGACACTCAATTAGttcttattgaaaatgttttcccAAACATTAGtgagaattataagaattatgctTGGTTAAGTCAACGAGCAATTCTTGCAGCAAAGAATAATGATGTCCACGCACTGAATTTCACCATTCAATCAAAAATTGCTGGCGATTTGGTGACATACAAATCCGTTGATTCAATAACAAATCCCGATGATGTAGTAAATTATCCAACGGAGTTTTTGAACTCTCTGGAGATACCAGGATTTCCACCACATAACTTGCAACTGAAAGTTGGTACAGTTATTTTGATACTGCGTAATTTGAATCCACCGCGACTTTGCAACGGTACTCGACTTTCGGTAAAGAGACTTATGCCGAATTTAATTGAGGCAACCATTATTAACGGAAAGTACGCAggtgaaaatgtatgtattccTCGAATACCAATGATTCCGACTGATCTTCCGTTTGACTTCAAACGATTGCAATTCCCAGTTCGCCTTGCGTTCGCAATGACAATTAATAAGTCGCAAGGCCAATCGCTTAGTGTTTGCGGGATAAATTTGgaaaatcattgtttttcacATGGACAGTTATACGTTGCGTGTTCACGAGTTGGGAAACCATCCGCTTTGTTTGTGTTAACGTCagaccaaaaaacaaaaaatgtggtTTACCAAAGAGCACTacaatga